CTTTTACTTGTCCGCCGATCCGTTCGGCAACCACAGCAACACGCAGCCCCTTCCGGGCAGAATAAATAGCAGCCGCAGCACCCGCCGGGCCACCCCCTGCAATAATCACATCATAATTCTTTACCGTAGTTTCCACCGCTTCTTGATTTACTCCGTATTGCGCTTCAAGTTTATCCAATAAGTCCGCGAAATCACTACGTCCCACATGCAACAGTTTTCCATCGGCAAAAACGGCAGGCACACCTTGTATCTTCAATGCATCTACTTCCTCCTGGTTAATAGCACCATCCACCATTGTATGCCGAATCTGCGGATTAAGAGTAGTCATCGCATTCAATGCTTGCACCACGTCCGGGCAATTCGTACAGGTTAAAGACACATACGTAGTAAGATGAACAGGGCCATTTAACGCTTTTACGCGATTACGGATGTTACTATCCGGAATGTTCTTCCCCTTCCCGTCACTATTTAAAATTGCCAATAGCAGAGAAGTAAACTCATGGCCGTTAGGTACACCCCGAAAAACAATGCCGGTCTGTTCTCCATTTTTAAGTAAAGAAAATTGTAAACCCTCACCTTCTTTTACTTGACATGCTATTTTTTCAGAACAGGAAGCAACATCATTTAAAAGCTCGATCAAATCATTCCGGTTTTCGTGATGTGAATCTACCGTAATATCCAAAACATAATTCGCCTCTAATCCGGCAAAAATTCCATACAATTGTTCTTTTAACGCGGCATCTATCATAGTTTCTTATATATTTATCGATTATAAAAAAGAGAACATTAAAAAACGAAATGCAAAACCAAACCTCAGCTTCACCCAAACAAAGGCACCGAGGTACTTAAGATTATTCCTAAATAAACACTCCGTGCCTTCAGTGAATCTTTGTTTAGTTTAGTTTCAGCGTATTCTCTTATCTAATCAAATCTTACCTACTAAATCTATACTCGGTTTCAAGGTTGCTTCACCTTTTTTCCATTTAGCCGGACAAACTTCATCTTTATGAGCTGCGACAAATTGGGCAGCCTCTACTTTCCGTAACAGTTCCGAAGCATCACGTCCGATGTTATTATCATGAATCTCCACAATTTTAACCTTACCTTCAGGATTTACAACGAAAGTACCCCGGTAAGCCATCCCTTCTTCTTCAATCATTACACCGAATGCACGGCTAAGAACACCTGTTGGATCGGCTAACATAGGATATTGAATCTTTTTGATAGAATCCGAAGTATCATGCCAGGCTTTATGCACAAAGTGAGTATCCGTACTTACTGAATAAATTTCTACCCCCATCGCTTTAAACTGGTCATATTTTTCTGCCATATCTACTAACTCTGTCGGACAAACAAAAGTAAAATCTGCCGGATAGAAAAAGAAAATAGCCCACTTACCTAATACGTCCTTGTCTGTTACAGTTTTAAAACCACCGTTTTGAAATGCCTGAACACTGAATTCAGGAAGTTGTGAATTAATAATCGGTTCCATAAAAATCCTATTTTTAAAATTGTTATTTATACTATTTGTTTTGTTTGTGATGCAAAGATATATTGTTCATATTTATATACGTAATTATTTATATCGATAATATTTATATCCTCATAAATCTTATATATAACTCAACATCCTAATCAAGATGAACTATCATCGGCTTATTTCATGCCCTGCCTTTTATAAAAGTGAAAAATCCGCTTATAAAATACTCCAGCCAACCGTCCTTCGATCTTTCTCTATATTTTTATTCATCCATATCACTATTAGAGAATTATCATGTATCTTTGCAAATCTCTAACAAATCACTGAATCACATGCGAAAGCTATTATATATATTTATCCTGTTTATTACTCTGTCTCCTCTAATCCATGCAGACAAAAGTATGGATAAAGATTACGTTTTACTTCTGAATTCCGCTACATTCGACGAAATATGGTCACAACAATTATATGATGAGCTGCAAAGCTACTTTTCCGGCAAAGGAATAACCGTTTTAGCAGAAGAATTATCCATTCCTTTTATGAAAACGCCGGAAGATATTGAAGAAAAGAAAAAGATGTTACTGGAAAAATATCCCGTTCCTCCCCGCTTAGTAGTCTATGTAGGCGATCCGGGGTGGTTAGCATGCCGTTCCCTGTTCGATCATGAATGGAAAGACATACCGGAAATTATTTGCTATTCTAAAGAACTTATGCCGGATAGCTTATCCGATTTACTTGCCAAAAATCCCCACCTTTCCACCCATCTGGTTCCTGCAGAAAAGAAATTGCAATCCTACAATGTTACTGTATTACGTTATCCGTTTTATATCAAAGAGAATATCCTGCTCATGAAAAAATTATTACCCACTATGAATAAAGTGGCACTTATTTGCGATAACCGGTATATAGGGAGATATACCCAGCGGGAAGCGGAGAAGATAATAAAAAAAGACTTTCCTGGGATAAAACTGGAAATACTCAATTCTGCCGAGATATCCACGGAGAATTTGCTCGACAGCTTAAGATTTTACAACAAACAAGTAGGGATCATTTATTATTCATGGTTTAATACAAATAACAAAGGGGAAAGCCGGTATTTAACAGATAATATTCGGAAAATAATTTACACCTTTTCCCCGCATCCTATCTTTACGCTGGCCGACCTGAATGCTAAAGAATCCAATTTTGCCGGCGGCTATTACATTTCTGTAGAAGAATTCAGCAAGACATTAAATTCTGTAATAGAAAGAGTTTTACAAGGTGAAGCTCCCCGGAACATTCCACCTCTTACCGGAGGGGAACCAGCAGCTTATTTAAATTATTATCATTTAAACAGCCACGGTGTCGATCCTAGCTTGTATCCTGCAAATGCTATTTATTTTGAACAACCGCCCTCTTTTTACGAACAATATAAAATTTATATATTCGCATCTATTGCGATTATTACTTTAATCACCATTATTCTTATCATGCGCTACCGCTTGTTCCGCCAAAAACAAGTACAAAAAGATAAGGAGTTTTTATTTCTTAATCAATACAGAAAGCTGATTAATAATATGCCTTTGCTTTACATGAAAAAAAGATTGGTGAAAGATAAAGAAGGGAAAATTACCGACATCATTATTTTGGATATTAATGCTGCATCGGAAGCAACCTTCCAATGTAAACGCACGGAAGTGATAAATAAAAAATTAAGCGAACTTATTCCTACTTACCCGACTTTGAAAAGTATAATAGAGTCGGGGCTGGACTCCGAAGGAACACTATCTGTTAAAGCAGTGGACGGAACGACCTTATATTTTTATAAATTACTTTTTCAAGACGCCTCCCGCGATGAAGTAGATATGTTTTGTATCAACAAAACAGAAACTTATAATGCATGGCTCAAATTAGAAGAAAGTCATGAACAACTGGAAGAATTAAACGAAAAATATAAAATAACAATTCAAGTAACTGGCCTAATTCCTTGGATATGGGATCTACAGAAAAAAGAAATAGAATATAATGCCGAATTCGTTACTGAGTTAGGAGAATACTCCGGAAAGAAACTCATATTAACGGAAGAAACCTATTATAATAGTATTTTAGGAAAAGAAAGAACAACAATTAAAGCCGGCTATCAGGCTTTGGTAGAAGGTGAGATATCTACATATAAACACGAAAACCGGATTTCGCTTCCCGGCTTGGAACCTCATTGGATAGAAAGTTTCGGGGTGGTAGGAAAACGGAATACGCAAGGTGTGCCTACTCACCTAATAGGAAGCGTTACCATTATCGATAACCGGAAAAAGATGGAACAAATAACCTTGGAAAAAGAAAAGGCCGAAGAATCCAACCGGTTAAAATCTGCTTTCTTAGCAAACATGAGCCATGAAATACGAACACCCTTGAACGCCATTGTCGGATTTTCGAACCTGTTAGCCGAAACGGATGAAAAAGAAGAAAAAGAAGAATTTATAAAAATCATAGAAACCAATAATACGCTGTTGCTCCAGCTTATCAACGACATCCTGGATTTAGCCAAGATAGAAGCCGGCACACTGGAATTTATCTACTCCGAGGTGGATGTGAATGCCCTTTTCAGCGAAATAGAACAAAGTATCCGCCTGCGTCCCCACAACGAACAGGTAGCGATTGAATTTACAGACCGGCTACCACAATGTATCCTTTATACGGAACGGAACCGGCTCATGCAGGTGGTGACTAACTTCTTAAACAATGCCATTAAATT
The genomic region above belongs to Parabacteroides pacaensis and contains:
- the ahpC gene encoding alkyl hydroperoxide reductase subunit C, translated to MEPIINSQLPEFSVQAFQNGGFKTVTDKDVLGKWAIFFFYPADFTFVCPTELVDMAEKYDQFKAMGVEIYSVSTDTHFVHKAWHDTSDSIKKIQYPMLADPTGVLSRAFGVMIEEEGMAYRGTFVVNPEGKVKIVEIHDNNIGRDASELLRKVEAAQFVAAHKDEVCPAKWKKGEATLKPSIDLVGKI
- a CDS encoding sensor histidine kinase encodes the protein MRKLLYIFILFITLSPLIHADKSMDKDYVLLLNSATFDEIWSQQLYDELQSYFSGKGITVLAEELSIPFMKTPEDIEEKKKMLLEKYPVPPRLVVYVGDPGWLACRSLFDHEWKDIPEIICYSKELMPDSLSDLLAKNPHLSTHLVPAEKKLQSYNVTVLRYPFYIKENILLMKKLLPTMNKVALICDNRYIGRYTQREAEKIIKKDFPGIKLEILNSAEISTENLLDSLRFYNKQVGIIYYSWFNTNNKGESRYLTDNIRKIIYTFSPHPIFTLADLNAKESNFAGGYYISVEEFSKTLNSVIERVLQGEAPRNIPPLTGGEPAAYLNYYHLNSHGVDPSLYPANAIYFEQPPSFYEQYKIYIFASIAIITLITIILIMRYRLFRQKQVQKDKEFLFLNQYRKLINNMPLLYMKKRLVKDKEGKITDIIILDINAASEATFQCKRTEVINKKLSELIPTYPTLKSIIESGLDSEGTLSVKAVDGTTLYFYKLLFQDASRDEVDMFCINKTETYNAWLKLEESHEQLEELNEKYKITIQVTGLIPWIWDLQKKEIEYNAEFVTELGEYSGKKLILTEETYYNSILGKERTTIKAGYQALVEGEISTYKHENRISLPGLEPHWIESFGVVGKRNTQGVPTHLIGSVTIIDNRKKMEQITLEKEKAEESNRLKSAFLANMSHEIRTPLNAIVGFSNLLAETDEKEEKEEFIKIIETNNTLLLQLINDILDLAKIEAGTLEFIYSEVDVNALFSEIEQSIRLRPHNEQVAIEFTDRLPQCILYTERNRLMQVVTNFLNNAIKFTTEGSITFGYKQQENGMLYFYVKDTGCGIPEAQTKKVFGRFVKLNSFVQGTGLGLSICETIVHKLGGTIGVESEEGKGSTFWFTHPIGKS